One region of Grus americana isolate bGruAme1 chromosome 20, bGruAme1.mat, whole genome shotgun sequence genomic DNA includes:
- the TLR4 gene encoding toll-like receptor 4 isoform X2 codes for MPRRGTLSLWTLMVLLQLALVPSQLASCLLNPCLEVIPNKTFRCMGLNASGVPAEVPNTTQHLDLSFSNLKSLEPNHFSSVPELQLLDLTRCHLHTIEDNSFKDLHKLSTLVLTANSLQYLGTAAFYGLASLKKLVLVETNIASLTDLPIGHLHNLQELNLGHNIIASLKLPKYFTNLTSLRHLSFLSNKITYISKGDLDALREANSLNLTLVLSLNDIKYIEPGSFAKIHLGELVLRSSFESFSAMHTSLQGLTGLQVNRLILGEFSNSQRLVDFQSRLLSGLCQVKMQEFVLICFRNFDSDTDTLFNCIGNISSIRLVDLDLEEVSEVPMFSQVKQLECKKCKFKEVPAKKLSLFKELRVLRITKSKHLNSFRQKFESLSNLEVADLSENRLSFTQCCSPQFRKCPNLKHLNLSFNSDISVTGDFTNVKNLLYLDLQHTKLLGPGSYPVFLSLQKLIYLDISHTRTHVKSQCTFCGLNSLQVLKMAGNSFENNKLANNFKNLSHLHTLDISSCKLVQVDQSTFDALSELKVLNISNNKLLSFDPVVYKPLQALTALDFSNNQLSVLLDSALEILPDSLVLLDISQNLFECSCVYLNFLKWVKEKQELLQNKELMICHTPTYMKNMSLSNFSLSSCQINASTVAFSVIVLVAVVVFLFLIYKYYFQLYYTLVLLSGCKHSAERGDTYDAFVIHSSKDQEWVIKELVEPLEGGTPPFQLCLYYRDFLPGVPIVTNIIQEGFLSSRNVIAVISTDFLESKWCSFEFDIAQSWQLVEGKAGIIMIVLEEVNKALLRQRLGLSRYLRRNTYLEWKNKEISRHIFWRQLTGVLLQGKKWNHEEVKLM; via the exons ATGCCCAGGAGAGGAACTCTTTCTCTGTGGACACTcatggtgctgctgcagctggcgCTTGTCCCATCACAGCTGGCAAGCTGCCTCCTTAATCCCTGTTTGGAG GTCATCCCTAACAAAACTTTCAGATGCATGGGACTGAACGCCTCTGGAGTTCCTGCTGAAGTCCCAAATACCACCCAGCACTTGGATCTCAGTTTCAGCAATCTGAAATCACTGGAGCCAAATCATTTTTCGTCAGTCCCTGAACTGCAGCTTCTGGATCTTACAAG GTGCCACCTCCATACAATAGAAGATAACTCTTTTAAGGACCTTCATAAACTTTCCACCTTAGTTTTAACTGCCAATTCCCTCCAGTACCTGGGGACAGCAGCCTTCTATGGCTTAGCATCTCTGAAAAAACTAGTATTGGTAGAAACCAACATAGCCTCTCTGACTGACCTACCCATTGGACACTTGCATAACCTGCAGGAGCTGAATTTGGGCCACAACATCATTGCTTCATTGAAGCTTCCCAAGTATTTCACCAACCTGACCTCTCTCAGGCACCTGAGCTTTCTCTCCAATAAGATCACATATATCTCCAAAGGAGACCTTGATGCCCTGAGGGAAGCAAACAGTCTCAACCTCACACTGGTGCTTTCCTTGAATGATATAAAATACATAGAACCAGGGTCCTTTGCAAAGATTCACCTTGGTGAGCTGGTTCTAAGGTCCTCTTTTGAGAGCTTCAGTGCGATGCACACTTCTCTTCAAGGCCTGACTGGTTTACAGGTCAACAGACTAATACTTGGAGAATTCAGTAACAGTCAGAGACTAGTAGACTTTCAGAGCAGACTCTTGAGTGGACTGTGTCAGGTAAAAATGCAAGAGTTTGTCTTAATCTGTTTCAGAAACTTTGACAGTGACACAGACACTCTTTTTAACTGCATAGGCAACATCTCCAGTATTCGGTTGGTGGACCTCGATCTTGAAGAGGTGTCTGAGGTTCCTATGTTCTCTCAAGTTAAACAGCTGGAATGCAAGAAATGCAAGTTTAAGGAAGTGCCTGCCAAGAAGCTGTCTCTTTTCAAGGAGCTGAGAGTGCTTCGTATTACCAAGAGCAAACACCTCAATAGCTTCCGGCAGAAATTTGAGAGTCTAAGTAACCTGGAGGTCGCAGATTTGAGTGAGAATCGCCTCTCCTTCACTCAGTGCTGTTCTCCTCAGTTTCGCAAGTGTCCAAATTTGAAACACTTGAACCTAAGCTTCAATTCTGACATCAGCGTGACTGGAGATTTCACTAATGTGAAAAATTTGTTATATTTGGACCTTCAGCACACGAAGTTATTAGGTCCTGGCTCCTACCCTGTCTTTCTATCCCTTCAGAAACTCATTTACCTCGATATTTCCCACACCAGAACTCATGTTAAATCCCAGTGTACGTTTTGTGGCTTGAACTCTTTGCAAGTGCTCAAGATGGCAGGCAACTCCTTTGAGAACAATAAATTGGCCAACAATTTCAAAAACCTAAGTCACCTCCACACCTTGGATATTTCAAGTTGCAAATTAGTACAGGTGGATCAAAGTACATTTGATGCCCTCTCTGAACTAAAAGTGCTAAACATCAGCAACAATAAGCTACTGAGCTTTGATCCTGTAGTCTACAAGCCTCTCCAAGCCCTCACAGCCCTGGATTTCAGCAACAACCAGCTGAGTGTTCTGTTGGACTCAGCCCTGGAAATCCTGCCTGATAGTCTGGTCCTGTTAGACATCTCTCAAAACCTGTTTGAATGCTCTTGCGTTTACCTGAACTTTCTGAAATGGGTcaaggaaaagcaggagctACTGCAGAACAAGGAGTTGATGATATGCCATACGCCTACATACATGAAGAACATGAGCCTGTCAAACTTCTCTCTGTCCTCCTGCCAAATTAATGCAAGCACAGTGGCATTCTCAGTGATCGTGTTGGTCGCAGTAGTGGTGTTTCTCTTCCTGATTTACAAGTACTACTTCCAGCTATACTACACATTGGTGCTGCTCAGTGGGTGTAAACACTCTGCAGAAAGAGGCGACACCTATGATGCATTTGTTATCCACTCCAGCAAAGACCAAGAATGGGTGATAAAAGAGCTGGTGGAACCCTTAGAAGGAGGAACACCTCCCTTCCAGCTTTGTCTTTACTACAGGGATTTCCTACCAGGGGTACCCATTGTCACCAATATCATCCAAGAGGGTTTTCTGAGTAGCAGAAATGTCATCGCAGTCATCTCTACTGACTTTCTGGAGAGCAAGTGGTGTAGCTTTGAGTTTGACATTGCCCAGTCCTGGCAGCTTGTTGAAGGAAAGGCTGGAATCATCATGATTGTACTAGAAGAAGTGAATAAGGCCTTGCTGAGGCAGAGGctgggcctgtcccgataccTGAGGAGGAACACCTATCTGGAGTggaaaaacaaggaaataagCAGGCACATCTTCTGGCGGCAGCTGACAGGAGTCCTGCTACAAGGCAAAAAGTGGAATCATGAGGAGGTAAAGCTCAtgtga
- the TLR4 gene encoding toll-like receptor 4 isoform X1: MGLNASGVPAEVPNTTQHLDLSFSNLKSLEPNHFSSVPELQLLDLTRCHLHTIEDNSFKDLHKLSTLVLTANSLQYLGTAAFYGLASLKKLVLVETNIASLTDLPIGHLHNLQELNLGHNIIASLKLPKYFTNLTSLRHLSFLSNKITYISKGDLDALREANSLNLTLVLSLNDIKYIEPGSFAKIHLGELVLRSSFESFSAMHTSLQGLTGLQVNRLILGEFSNSQRLVDFQSRLLSGLCQVKMQEFVLICFRNFDSDTDTLFNCIGNISSIRLVDLDLEEVSEVPMFSQVKQLECKKCKFKEVPAKKLSLFKELRVLRITKSKHLNSFRQKFESLSNLEVADLSENRLSFTQCCSPQFRKCPNLKHLNLSFNSDISVTGDFTNVKNLLYLDLQHTKLLGPGSYPVFLSLQKLIYLDISHTRTHVKSQCTFCGLNSLQVLKMAGNSFENNKLANNFKNLSHLHTLDISSCKLVQVDQSTFDALSELKVLNISNNKLLSFDPVVYKPLQALTALDFSNNQLSVLLDSALEILPDSLVLLDISQNLFECSCVYLNFLKWVKEKQELLQNKELMICHTPTYMKNMSLSNFSLSSCQINASTVAFSVIVLVAVVVFLFLIYKYYFQLYYTLVLLSGCKHSAERGDTYDAFVIHSSKDQEWVIKELVEPLEGGTPPFQLCLYYRDFLPGVPIVTNIIQEGFLSSRNVIAVISTDFLESKWCSFEFDIAQSWQLVEGKAGIIMIVLEEVNKALLRQRLGLSRYLRRNTYLEWKNKEISRHIFWRQLTGVLLQGKKWNHEEVKLM, encoded by the exons ATGGGACTGAACGCCTCTGGAGTTCCTGCTGAAGTCCCAAATACCACCCAGCACTTGGATCTCAGTTTCAGCAATCTGAAATCACTGGAGCCAAATCATTTTTCGTCAGTCCCTGAACTGCAGCTTCTGGATCTTACAAG GTGCCACCTCCATACAATAGAAGATAACTCTTTTAAGGACCTTCATAAACTTTCCACCTTAGTTTTAACTGCCAATTCCCTCCAGTACCTGGGGACAGCAGCCTTCTATGGCTTAGCATCTCTGAAAAAACTAGTATTGGTAGAAACCAACATAGCCTCTCTGACTGACCTACCCATTGGACACTTGCATAACCTGCAGGAGCTGAATTTGGGCCACAACATCATTGCTTCATTGAAGCTTCCCAAGTATTTCACCAACCTGACCTCTCTCAGGCACCTGAGCTTTCTCTCCAATAAGATCACATATATCTCCAAAGGAGACCTTGATGCCCTGAGGGAAGCAAACAGTCTCAACCTCACACTGGTGCTTTCCTTGAATGATATAAAATACATAGAACCAGGGTCCTTTGCAAAGATTCACCTTGGTGAGCTGGTTCTAAGGTCCTCTTTTGAGAGCTTCAGTGCGATGCACACTTCTCTTCAAGGCCTGACTGGTTTACAGGTCAACAGACTAATACTTGGAGAATTCAGTAACAGTCAGAGACTAGTAGACTTTCAGAGCAGACTCTTGAGTGGACTGTGTCAGGTAAAAATGCAAGAGTTTGTCTTAATCTGTTTCAGAAACTTTGACAGTGACACAGACACTCTTTTTAACTGCATAGGCAACATCTCCAGTATTCGGTTGGTGGACCTCGATCTTGAAGAGGTGTCTGAGGTTCCTATGTTCTCTCAAGTTAAACAGCTGGAATGCAAGAAATGCAAGTTTAAGGAAGTGCCTGCCAAGAAGCTGTCTCTTTTCAAGGAGCTGAGAGTGCTTCGTATTACCAAGAGCAAACACCTCAATAGCTTCCGGCAGAAATTTGAGAGTCTAAGTAACCTGGAGGTCGCAGATTTGAGTGAGAATCGCCTCTCCTTCACTCAGTGCTGTTCTCCTCAGTTTCGCAAGTGTCCAAATTTGAAACACTTGAACCTAAGCTTCAATTCTGACATCAGCGTGACTGGAGATTTCACTAATGTGAAAAATTTGTTATATTTGGACCTTCAGCACACGAAGTTATTAGGTCCTGGCTCCTACCCTGTCTTTCTATCCCTTCAGAAACTCATTTACCTCGATATTTCCCACACCAGAACTCATGTTAAATCCCAGTGTACGTTTTGTGGCTTGAACTCTTTGCAAGTGCTCAAGATGGCAGGCAACTCCTTTGAGAACAATAAATTGGCCAACAATTTCAAAAACCTAAGTCACCTCCACACCTTGGATATTTCAAGTTGCAAATTAGTACAGGTGGATCAAAGTACATTTGATGCCCTCTCTGAACTAAAAGTGCTAAACATCAGCAACAATAAGCTACTGAGCTTTGATCCTGTAGTCTACAAGCCTCTCCAAGCCCTCACAGCCCTGGATTTCAGCAACAACCAGCTGAGTGTTCTGTTGGACTCAGCCCTGGAAATCCTGCCTGATAGTCTGGTCCTGTTAGACATCTCTCAAAACCTGTTTGAATGCTCTTGCGTTTACCTGAACTTTCTGAAATGGGTcaaggaaaagcaggagctACTGCAGAACAAGGAGTTGATGATATGCCATACGCCTACATACATGAAGAACATGAGCCTGTCAAACTTCTCTCTGTCCTCCTGCCAAATTAATGCAAGCACAGTGGCATTCTCAGTGATCGTGTTGGTCGCAGTAGTGGTGTTTCTCTTCCTGATTTACAAGTACTACTTCCAGCTATACTACACATTGGTGCTGCTCAGTGGGTGTAAACACTCTGCAGAAAGAGGCGACACCTATGATGCATTTGTTATCCACTCCAGCAAAGACCAAGAATGGGTGATAAAAGAGCTGGTGGAACCCTTAGAAGGAGGAACACCTCCCTTCCAGCTTTGTCTTTACTACAGGGATTTCCTACCAGGGGTACCCATTGTCACCAATATCATCCAAGAGGGTTTTCTGAGTAGCAGAAATGTCATCGCAGTCATCTCTACTGACTTTCTGGAGAGCAAGTGGTGTAGCTTTGAGTTTGACATTGCCCAGTCCTGGCAGCTTGTTGAAGGAAAGGCTGGAATCATCATGATTGTACTAGAAGAAGTGAATAAGGCCTTGCTGAGGCAGAGGctgggcctgtcccgataccTGAGGAGGAACACCTATCTGGAGTggaaaaacaaggaaataagCAGGCACATCTTCTGGCGGCAGCTGACAGGAGTCCTGCTACAAGGCAAAAAGTGGAATCATGAGGAGGTAAAGCTCAtgtga